The genomic segment GGCATGATCGCTGAACACAGGGATATTGTCGTAGTGGACCCTGAGGGTGTCGCAACCGGTCGACAGACCAAACCGGGCACCTTCATCGATCTGGAGCGGGCCGAGATGGCCGTGAGGAACTTGCTCATGGCCCTCGTCGATGATCCGGACCGAGAGGGCTTGGCCGACACTCCCCAACGCGTCGCGAAGATGTACCGTGAGCTCTTCACCGGCATCTCTGCGGATCCGGCTGTGCACCTCAAGCGCGTCTTTCACGAGCAGTACGACGAGGTCGTCCTGTTGCGAGACATTGGTTTAATGGCGTACGTTTCAGTTGTCTCGTTGGCTCTGTTTGTTACCAACGCGCAGGGCGGCGACGGATGCGCGACAAAGGCGAAAGCCACGGCTTGCACCGGTTCGAAGGA from the Phycisphaerae bacterium genome contains:
- a CDS encoding GTP cyclohydrolase I, with product MIAEHRDIVVVDPEGVATGRQTKPGTFIDLERAEMAVRNLLMALVDDPDREGLADTPQRVAKMYRELFTGISADPAVHLKRVFHEQYDEVVLLRDIGLMAYVSVVSLALFVTNAQGGDGCATKAKATACTGSKDIVDTAVLAGSFNTLATALKAAGLVASLKGKGPFTVFTPMDEAFAKLPKGTVEGLLKDLPKLRSVLKYPVVPGKRMAADAA